GCACGAGAATTCGCCAAAATCTCTTCGTCAAAATTTACTAAAGCAACGTACTGCGTTTGCTGCTGAGCAAAATTACGCTCAAATGCAGGCCGACCTCATTGATCACTTAAATCAACTGCTTTTAGAAGAAGGTAGCTCATGGCAATCTGTTGCCCTCTATTGGCCCATTCAAGATGAAGTCGATTTGCGCTCTACTTTGCTAGCCTGGGTCAAAAAAGCCCCCCAGCGAACTCTAGCGCTGCCATTTGCTCGTCCTGATAAACATCTCGATTTTTATCAATGGCTACAGGGGGATCAATTGATTCCTAGTAAGCATGGTGTACCAGAGCCGGACCCCGATAACGCCGAAAGACCACTTAGCAGGCCAGGCTGCATTCTCATCCCCTGTGTTGGCTGGTCGAGCTCAGTCGCCGAAGGAAAAAAGCATTACTGGCGTTTAGGGTATGGGGGTGGATATTTTGATCGCACCCTGGCTGACCTCAGAAAGAAAAATCCCAAGCTAGTTTGCATT
Above is a window of Polynucleobacter necessarius DNA encoding:
- a CDS encoding 5-formyltetrahydrofolate cyclo-ligase encodes the protein MHENSPKSLRQNLLKQRTAFAAEQNYAQMQADLIDHLNQLLLEEGSSWQSVALYWPIQDEVDLRSTLLAWVKKAPQRTLALPFARPDKHLDFYQWLQGDQLIPSKHGVPEPDPDNAERPLSRPGCILIPCVGWSSSVAEGKKHYWRLGYGGGYFDRTLADLRKKNPKLVCIGIGFDWQELNDDQWSAQTHDEPLDMLITESGLYS